A segment of the Capra hircus breed San Clemente chromosome 19, ASM170441v1, whole genome shotgun sequence genome:
GCAGGTACAtattttgaactttttctttAGCTTTAATTTCTAGTAGGGCAAATATCAATAGATGTAACCTATACAGACAcatttccagcagtcatgtatggatgtgagagttggactgtgaagaaggctgagcacagaagaattgatgcttttaaactgtggtgttggagaagactcttgagagtcccttggactgcaaggagatccaaccagtccattctgaaggagatcagccctgggatttctttggaaggaatgatgctgaagctgaaactccagtactttggccacctcatgcgaagagttgactcattggaaaagacgctgatgctgggagggattgggggcaggaggagaagggggcgacagaggatgagatggctggaaggcatcaccgactcaatggacgtgagtctgagtgaactccgggagttggtgatggacagggaggcctggcgtgctgcgattcatggggtctcaaagagtcagacacgactgagcgactgaactgaactgatacaaactgaactgaactgaactgaactgatacaaacacACTTTGTGGGGTTATGGgatttcctagtggctcagaggtaaagaacatgcatgccgatgcaggagacacaggtttgactcgtgggtcggggagatcccctggagaaggcaatggcaacccactccagcattccttcctgggaaatcccatggaccaaggagtctCTCAGGCTACAGTCggtggagttgcagagtcagatgcaactttgCAACTAAGCACCACAAAAATTAAGAGGGGAGAAGTGATCTGAGACTAAAATGTTTGTGAATCACTCTTTTGGGACAAAGCCTACCAGGGATATTTATCCTCTGGCCTTTGTAATGGTCTCCATAGCCTCCCTGAAGCTGGCTATGCCTCATTGCCTGGCCTGGGTCGTCCCCACCCACGGCTCCTCAGGAACGTCCTTGCTCCTGctcagggggtggtggtggacggTGTGAAGCTGTCTCAGCCTCATGAGCCCACTCTGTGCCCACCCGGGAGGCAGTGGAGTTTTCCTCAGGCAATGAGCATGGGAAGGACTAAAGAGTACTTGTTCTATCAGAGGGCTCTTCAGGAAATTTCCTGCCAGTCCAGTGTTGAGGATTCCGCACTTtcacccctgggggcccagattccatccctggtcaggtaactaagatccctcatgccacatgctgtggccaaaaaaaagcaCAGCCCTTCAGGCTCAGACCTCCCCCTACAATTCAAGAAGGCGCCACCCAGCCCTCTGCCGGCCAGGGAGGAGCCTCACCAGGAACTTGGCGGTCTGGTTGTTCTTGGTATACTTGTAGAGTTTGCGAAGCTGCTTCGCCTCCAGCTCTGAGAAGAGGGAGACAAACCGCCAGAGCATCCTGAAAGGCAGGGGAAACGAGGCTGAGGGGGCGGGGCCGAgggtgagggggcggggccgAGGCTGAGAGGGGCGGACCCAGCCTCTCTCCCTCCCGCACCTGCCTTATGGCCAGGACCACAGGGGGAGATACGGACCACCCCTGCCCCCTGAATTTTTGGTTGGGCGCATGGAgggcaggattctccaggccttgAATCCCCTGTATTTGGTGATGAGCCCCCACTGCACACAGCAGTTATTCTATCAGAGTTCTTTCCCCgactccaaatagggaaaggagtacgtcaagcctgtatattgtcaccctgcttatttaacttctatacagagtacatcattagaaacgctgggctggaggaagcacaagctggaatcaagactgcctggagaaatatcaataacctcagatatgcagatgacaccacccttatggcagaaagccaagaactaaagagcctcttgatgaaagtgaaagaggagagtgaaaaagttggcttaaagctcaacattcagaaaattaagatcttggcatccattCCTAtcctttcatggcaaatagatggggaaacagtggaaacagtgtcagattttatttttgggggctccaaaatcactgtggatggtgactgcagccatgaaattaaaaggcgctttctccttggaagaaaagttaggaccaacctagacagcatattaaaaagcagagacattactttgccaacaaaggtccatctagtcaaggctatgatttttccagtagtcatgtatggatatgacagttggatcataaagaaagctgagcactgaagaattgatgcttttgaactgtggtgttggagaagattcttgagagtcccttggactgcaaggagatccaaccagtccatcctaaaggagatcagtccggaatgcttattggaaggactgatgctgaagctgaaactccaatactttggccacctgatgcaaagagctgactcatttgaaaagaccctgatgctgggagggattgaaggcgggaagaaaaggggatgacagaggatgagatggttggatggcatcagcgactccatgaacatgagtttgagtaaacaccaggagttggtgatggacagggaggcctggcgtgcagcagtccatggggtcgcaaagagaccactgagcaaccgaactgaactgaactcctgtcCCCGGGTGAGGAGAGTCCTTTATCCAATCAGTGCTGCCCTGAGTCACTAGAGGGTGCTGTTCTCTCCACCCCTCTTCACCACACTCACTCCAGGATCCTGAGCCTTCCACACTAAGGTGAAGGACTAGGAGATTTGCACTAAGGAGTGACCTCGATTCTGGACGGAGTGGCCCAGGAGAGAGGGTCACAGTCGGGGTAGGGAGGCTGTCCTACTTCTTCCAGTGCTTGATTTCCCAGGCTCGGCAGTAGTGCTGCAGAAAGGTGTTGATGTGGTCCCCTAGGATCACCAGGCTCTGCTTCATGTACTTCAGTTTTTTCTTCTGCGGAAGGTCCTTTGGCAGGTGCAGCTTTCGCAGGAACTTCTTCAGTGGCCTTAGATATTCTTTACACTGAGGAGGCAACAGGGGAAGTGAGGGGCCataggagaaagaagagaaagtgggACAGCCTCACATAGCCAACAGGTGGCCCAGCTGCAGCCCTTCCCACCCAGTGTTATGTGAGAAGGCCACTTCCTTCCCAGGAGGGTGTCCAGTGGGGCCGTGAACTATGGATCTGAGGCCTGCCAGCTTCTGACCCAGATCTCCTGACCTGTGGGGAACAGGGTACAAGCCCCAGGCTGGCCCCTTACTCACAATTTTGAAGGTGTCCCGGTCAAGGCCCTTGGCATGGCGCACAAGGGAGTCTTTGGCTGGGGCGGTATTGGAGCTCTTCTCTAAGCTGGGTGCATTCGGCCCCTGGAGGAAACAGGGGCAGCAGTCAGCTGGGGCCTAGGGCTACTGCTCCTGAGAGGCAGTGCTGGGCAAGCACTGATCCAGACGCCAGCCAAAGCCCCTCTCCATTTTCCCAGTGACCTCCTCCTTGACCCAGCTCTCAGGCCAGTGAGCCCTTGGCAAAGGAAACCCATCTCTGAGAATCCCTGCTTAGAAAACCAAGACCACCTAATCCATTTCTTGTACAATATTATAGCTCTGTATACTAACTAACTTTGCAAAGCACttaactctttttcttttggatcataaagaaagctgagcgccaaagaattgctgcttttgaactgtggtgttggagaagactcttgagagagtctcttggactgcaaggatatccaaccagtccatcctaaaggagatcagtcctgaatattcattagaaggactcatgctgaagctgaagctccaataactttggccacctgatgggaaaaactgactcattggaaaagaccctgatgctgggaaagattgaaggcaggaggagaaggggacgacagaggatgagatggttggatggcatcaccgactcaatggacatgggtttgggtagattctggcagttggtgatggacagggaagcctggtgtgctgcagtgcatggggtcgcaaagagttggacacaactgagcgactgaactgaactctttctgTGTATGGTTAACTTCTTTGTTTTGAGTAGAGGACTGCACTGGGGCTTcattgtggcttgtgggctttccctctagttgcagagcttgggttctctagttgcagtgagtatgCTTAGTTACTTCACAGCATatgcgatcttagttccccaaccagagatggaacctgggtcccctgcattggagggtggattctttttttaaattttttttaaatttatttacttttttgaccatagtgggtcttcattgctgcacgtgggctttgtttagttgtggcaagcaggagcCACTCTTTGCGGTGGTATGAAGGCTTCTCTTTGcaatggcttcccttgtggagcaTGGCTCTAGGGCTTGCAGGCTTCATAggctcaggggcttagttgctctgaggcatgtgggatattcctggaccaaggatggaacctatgtcccctgatttgcaaggaggattcttaaccactggaccttcaaGGAAGTACCAACATTAACTCATTTTATTCTGCCACAGATTTTGTAAGGCTAGAACTCTTTATTTTTGGTTACAGATGAGCAGAGGGTACCCGAGATGCTTAAGTAACTCCTTGGGGGAAAGGATCATCATTCATTTACTtgctcattcaacaaacacttattgAGTTCCTAAATCCCAGGCCCAGTTCTTTGTATCCCTAATCTTTAGCTTCTTGCCAGACTAACAGGCACTCAGGAAAGTGGGTGACAGTAATGGTGATGATGAGAAAGATCTTGCTGGCGGCAAGCTGGagcaaaagaaactgaaaatgaatCACAATGAGGTGACTTCAGAATAACACTTGAAGTCAGAGCACAGGATTAGATTGACATGAGATTTACACCTGCCTTTTAAAAAGCCTCCCAGAAAAGGGAgcgtggggacttccctggcagcgtagtggttaagactccaagtttccactgcaggggacacaggttcaatccttggtcaaagaactaagatcctgcgtgcctcACCGGGGAGCCGAAACACAAGAGAGCATGAAGTCCTGCCTGTGTTCAGGGGGTACAGGGAAATTTCAGGGAAAGGGCCGGAGAAAGATGCAGAGAGAATAGGACACAGGCTCCTCCAGACTCCAGAGCGAGGGAACCCTGGCTGGTCAGTTGGATAAACACTCCATATAAACCAGACAGACGAtgacccatgcacacacacacacacacaccagcctgTGAGTGTTATAACTGACAATCGTCTTGCCAGGAATCTCCCCCATCATCTTGCCAGGTATCTATGTCCTGGATAAACATCTGTCTGGATGAGTTAACCTTCTCTTGTTCTTTCAGTCCCTTAGTGGTGAACCTCACCAtttcccgcccccacccccaccccacccccgaccccccgCTCCCCGTCTTCTTCCTTGACGCTCCTCTTCTCTGCCTTCCCAAGCCAGCCCCTGAGgtcctcctttccttccccccTCACACCCCTAGCCCCACTTGACCTGCTCTAGAGGCTCCTCCCTTTCGTCCGCCTGCCCATTAGAGGCTTCCATCTCAACAGGAGCGCTGATGGGCTCCACAGCGGCACTCCCCGGGTCCCCTCAGGCTTCCCACCTCCTGCTTCTGGGCCCCCAGTGACTCAGGGAGTGGCACTCGGAACTCGGGGCAAAACCATGGCAACGGCCAACACAGAGCCCAGCGCCCCTCCCCCACGCGGCCTGGGTTCCCCCGGGTGCCCCGGAGCCCGCCCTGCAAGCCAGCAGCTTGGGCCAGGCGCACCCCAGACTTTGTCGGGGCTCACAGCTGCCCAGGAGGGGCGGGCACCCCTTCTCCAAAGAGCACTGTCGGGTGCTGTCGATTTTGAACTTGGGTAAAGCTTTAGGAATAATTCTCCTGCCTGCGTACCATTCAAGCCCCCTCGGTTTCAGAGTGGGCTCGCCTGTGGGCTccccgccacccccgccccccagagGAGAGCGAGAAGAGGTTTCGTAGCCGTCCTTTTCGGACCGGGGACAATGGGGTAGAGGATGTAGGGAGAACGTTGCATCCTCAAGCTCTCCCGGGATGCATCTTCTCTTCCATTGTCCGTAGCCTCCAGGAGGGAAGGAACCCACTGTGTTGGGTTGTGGGTGGATGGTGGTGGTGCTTTTAGGGAGTATACGAAAATACCAGCCACCCTCGTACCTCTTCCCCGGGGTAGGTCCCagggctggtggtggtttagtctctcagtcgtgtccgatacttgtgaccccatggactgttgctcgCCAggttccttgtccatgggattctccaggcaagaatactggagtgggttgccatttccttctggaagggatcttcctgacccagggatcgaacccaggtctcttacgtctcctgcattgcagctggattctttaccgaccgtgccacgagggaagccccggGATCAcggctgggaagccccaggtctcAGTCGTGATCCCATTTCCTGGAACCACCAGCCGAGAAGCACAGAATCCCCGTTATTTGCCTTGGGTCCGCCGCCACGAGGGGCGGCGCCGAGGTTCGGGTAGGAGTCCGGCCGGCCTGGCTTTTCCCTCCTGCGTCGCCCTCGGGGGAAGCCAGGCGCAGGCGTAGAGGGGGCTGGCGGGGTCCGCGCGTCTCCCCGGCCGGCTTGTCCTGGAGGCGCTCCGGGGCGCGGGGCCACGCCGCCCCTCGTCTCTAACGCGGCCCCTTGCATCCACATCAGCTCGCCGGGCGGGTCAGGGCGGTGGTAAGACTGCCGCCCCGGTCCCCTCACCTAACCAGCATCTTCTTCTTTGGATCGCTGGACACCCTCTCCTGGCCGGTCCCTTCCTGTTTTCTGGGCCCGGGTCCCGTTTTCTCCACCCCGTTCTGTCCTCTCCCCCGCCTTCGACAGCAGGAGTCAGCGTGCAGTCTGCAGACACTTGCTGCCGCACGGTCTTCCCAGGCCTCTCTCTCGCCATCTGGCGGCGGTACCTGCGACTGACAGGAATATTTAACTAGAAGTTgtaggcttcccgggtggctcagatggtcaagaatctgcctgcaatgagggagtcccaggctcgatccctgggtcggaaagatcgcctggagaaggaaatggcaactcactccaatattctttgccTGTagcatcccatagacagaggagcctggtgggccacagtccatggggttgcaaagtgtcggacgcaactgagcgactgcgcTTTGACTTTCCTAGAGGACAAGGTGGGTTTGTTTCCAAACTGGAAAGAGTGTTCTCTGAACATTAAT
Coding sequences within it:
- the C19H17orf64 gene encoding uncharacterized protein C17orf64 homolog; the encoded protein is MEASNGQADEREEPLEQGPNAPSLEKSSNTAPAKDSLVRHAKGLDRDTFKICKEYLRPLKKFLRKLHLPKDLPQKKKLKYMKQSLVILGDHINTFLQHYCRAWEIKHWKKMLWRFVSLFSELEAKQLRKLYKYTKNNQTAKFLVAFCPLDAPESSLLADQEDSLPKLCTAWGLRSHLSGMKERLSKLQAPGHPACLLKELRARGPRRRGSKLPQEPKLKRRRIKEAPDTPETCP